The Lysobacter panacisoli genome includes a window with the following:
- the minD gene encoding septum site-determining protein MinD, with the protein MAEIIVVTSGKGGVGKTTTSASLACGLARRGHKVAVIDFDVGLRNLDLIMGCERRVVYDFVNVVNGEANLKQALIKDKRFENLFVLAASQTRDKDALTKEGVQKVLDDLVADGFDYIVCDSPAGIEKGAYLAMYFADQALVVVNPEVSSVRDSDRILGLLSSKTRRAENGERVKEHLLLTRYSPKRVETGEMLSVGDVEEILGLKTVGVVPESPDVLNASNKGEPVILETESDAAQAYDDAVARLLGDTRPMRFTTAEKKGFFSKIFGG; encoded by the coding sequence TTGGCCGAAATCATCGTAGTCACCTCAGGCAAGGGCGGCGTGGGTAAGACCACCACCAGCGCCAGCCTTGCCTGCGGCCTCGCGCGTCGCGGCCACAAGGTCGCCGTCATCGACTTCGACGTCGGCCTGCGCAACCTCGACCTGATCATGGGCTGCGAGCGCCGCGTGGTGTACGACTTCGTCAACGTCGTCAACGGCGAGGCGAACCTCAAGCAGGCGCTGATCAAGGACAAGCGTTTCGAGAACCTGTTCGTGCTCGCCGCGTCGCAGACGCGCGACAAGGACGCACTGACGAAAGAAGGCGTGCAGAAGGTGCTCGACGACCTCGTCGCCGACGGCTTCGACTACATCGTGTGCGATTCGCCGGCCGGCATCGAGAAAGGCGCCTACCTGGCGATGTACTTCGCCGACCAGGCCCTGGTCGTGGTGAACCCGGAAGTCTCCTCGGTGCGCGACTCCGACCGCATCCTCGGCCTGCTCTCGTCCAAGACGCGCCGCGCCGAGAACGGCGAGCGCGTCAAGGAACACCTGCTGCTGACCCGCTACAGCCCCAAGCGCGTGGAAACGGGCGAGATGCTCAGCGTCGGCGACGTCGAGGAAATCCTCGGCCTCAAGACCGTCGGTGTGGTCCCGGAATCGCCGGACGTGCTCAACGCTTCCAACAAGGGCGAGCCGGTCATCCTTGAAACCGAGTCGGACGCCGCGCAGGCGTACGACGACGCCGTCGCGCGCCTTCTGGGCGATACCCGCCCGATGCGCTTCACCACTGCGGAGAAGAAGGGCTTCTTCAGCAAGATCTTCGGAGGTTGA
- the minC gene encoding septum site-determining protein MinC, with protein MDFEPAGELKIGQVGIANLRIRTLDVDRLVDEMRGRVQRAPKLFGRAAVVIDFGGLTRTPDEATARALIEGLREAGALPVALAYGTSEIERLSEALGLPLLAKFRASYERDDAAPAQDAKPSRREPEAPAKPAAKSTPAPVATAANVAPGMIQSAPVRSGQQVYADNRDLTVLTTVGAGAEVIADGSVHIYGPLRGRALAGAQGNEQARIFCREFHAELVAIAGHYKVMEEIPKELRGKAVQIWLEDQQLKIAALD; from the coding sequence ATGGATTTCGAACCGGCGGGCGAACTGAAGATCGGCCAGGTCGGCATCGCAAACCTCCGCATCCGCACCCTCGACGTCGACCGCCTCGTCGACGAGATGCGCGGCCGCGTGCAGCGCGCGCCCAAGCTGTTCGGGCGCGCCGCGGTGGTGATCGACTTCGGCGGCCTCACCCGCACGCCCGACGAAGCCACTGCTCGCGCGCTGATCGAAGGCCTGCGCGAAGCCGGCGCCCTGCCGGTCGCGCTGGCCTACGGCACCAGCGAGATCGAACGACTCTCCGAAGCGCTGGGCCTGCCCTTGCTGGCGAAGTTCCGCGCTTCGTACGAGCGCGACGACGCCGCACCCGCGCAGGACGCCAAGCCGTCGCGCCGCGAACCCGAAGCGCCGGCCAAGCCCGCCGCCAAGAGCACGCCGGCGCCAGTCGCGACAGCGGCGAACGTCGCCCCTGGCATGATCCAGTCCGCACCGGTGCGTTCGGGCCAGCAGGTCTACGCCGACAACCGCGACCTGACCGTTCTCACAACGGTGGGCGCCGGCGCGGAAGTCATCGCCGACGGCTCGGTGCATATTTACGGTCCGTTGCGCGGACGCGCGCTGGCCGGCGCGCAGGGCAACGAACAGGCCCGCATCTTCTGCCGCGAGTTCCATGCCGAACTCGTCGCGATCGCGGGCCACTACAAAGTGATGGAAGAGATTCCCAAGGAACTGCGCGGCAAGGCCGTGCAGATCTGGCTCGAAGACCAACAACTAAAGATCGCGGCTCTGGACTGA
- a CDS encoding GNAT family N-acetyltransferase, whose product MSIVVRDVREHELDSVLALNNAAGPAILPLDAARLRHFFDTAEYFRVAERDGALTGFLIGMGSHADHDSSNFRWFRERYPDFFYIDRIVVASRRRGGGVGRAFYADAQSYAELRYPQMACEVFLEGSNDPALLFHGSFGFHEVGQHLMDEADVRAAMLMKPLCSFGWVRETYGDALPQVPWITRPRTARGAATAHRPTGTAL is encoded by the coding sequence ATGTCGATCGTCGTCCGCGACGTGCGAGAGCACGAGCTGGATTCCGTCCTTGCCCTCAACAACGCCGCCGGCCCCGCGATCCTGCCCCTGGATGCGGCGAGACTGCGTCACTTCTTCGATACCGCCGAATACTTCCGCGTCGCCGAGCGCGACGGGGCACTCACCGGATTCCTGATCGGCATGGGCAGCCATGCGGATCACGACAGCAGCAACTTCCGCTGGTTCCGTGAGCGTTATCCGGATTTCTTCTATATCGACCGCATCGTGGTGGCCAGCCGCCGCCGCGGCGGTGGTGTCGGCCGCGCGTTCTACGCCGACGCGCAGAGCTACGCCGAACTGCGTTATCCGCAGATGGCCTGCGAGGTTTTCCTCGAGGGCAGCAACGATCCCGCCCTGCTCTTCCACGGCAGCTTCGGCTTCCACGAGGTCGGCCAGCACCTGATGGACGAGGCCGACGTGCGCGCGGCGATGCTGATGAAGCCGCTGTGCAGCTTCGGCTGGGTCCGCGAGACCTACGGCGATGCGTTGCCGCAGGTGCCGTGGATCACCCGCCCGCGCACCGCGCGCGGTGCGGCGACGGCACACCGTCCCACGGGAACCGCCCTGTGA
- a CDS encoding sensor histidine kinase, with translation MLARLNHTRLLRYAGLFTWGAVGLWLLNVWLDPAILAPETEGPAALQVMRWLAVYLAFGAVYWWITRQLGQRQPGVVDHFLLLVLTGCAIGVSYFSGTGLGSILLMVVAGLLPWLMPVRWGLAWLIGGNIAIIPVFVEALDFPLMSAVLQSLGYMGFSSLVFVTALVARQQAEAREEQRRLNAELRATRALLGESVRVNERTRISRELHDLLGHHLTALSLNLEVAGHLSEGRVKEHVQQAHTLARLLLTDVREAVSQLREGGAIDLSAALMPLAENVPALDIHMDIEAPLTLDDPERAHVLLRCTQEIITNAVRHAGARNLWIAAGRRADCIVVSARDDGHGADNLVAGNGLRGMRERLQQHGGDLKIETRPGAGFCLHLTLPASAAAAAACEGVTA, from the coding sequence ATGTTGGCCCGCCTCAACCACACCCGACTGCTGCGCTACGCGGGCCTGTTCACCTGGGGCGCGGTAGGGCTGTGGCTGCTCAATGTCTGGCTCGACCCGGCGATCCTGGCCCCGGAAACCGAGGGCCCTGCGGCCCTGCAGGTGATGCGCTGGCTGGCCGTGTACCTGGCCTTCGGCGCGGTTTACTGGTGGATCACGCGCCAGCTGGGCCAGCGCCAGCCCGGCGTGGTCGACCACTTCCTGCTGCTGGTCCTGACCGGCTGCGCCATCGGCGTGAGCTACTTCTCCGGCACCGGCCTGGGCAGCATCCTGCTGATGGTCGTGGCTGGCCTGCTGCCCTGGCTGATGCCCGTGCGCTGGGGCCTGGCCTGGCTGATCGGCGGCAACATCGCGATCATCCCGGTGTTCGTCGAGGCCCTGGACTTCCCGCTGATGTCGGCGGTCCTGCAATCGCTGGGCTACATGGGCTTCTCCAGCCTGGTGTTCGTGACCGCGCTGGTCGCCCGCCAGCAGGCCGAGGCGCGCGAGGAACAGCGCCGCCTCAATGCCGAACTGCGCGCCACCCGCGCCCTGCTCGGCGAGAGCGTCCGCGTCAACGAGCGCACCCGCATCTCGCGCGAACTGCACGACCTGCTGGGCCACCACCTCACCGCACTGAGCCTCAACCTTGAAGTCGCCGGGCACCTGTCCGAAGGCCGGGTGAAGGAGCACGTCCAGCAGGCCCACACGCTGGCGCGACTGCTGCTCACCGACGTGCGCGAGGCGGTCAGCCAGCTGCGCGAGGGCGGGGCGATCGACTTGTCCGCGGCGCTGATGCCACTGGCCGAGAACGTCCCCGCGCTCGACATCCACATGGACATCGAAGCGCCGTTGACGCTCGACGATCCCGAGCGCGCGCACGTGCTGCTGCGCTGCACGCAGGAAATCATCACCAACGCCGTGCGCCATGCCGGTGCGCGCAACCTGTGGATCGCCGCCGGACGCCGCGCCGATTGCATCGTGGTCAGCGCGCGCGACGACGGACACGGCGCCGACAACCTCGTCGCCGGCAACGGCCTGCGCGGCATGCGCGAACGCCTCCAGCAACACGGTGGCGACCTTAAAATCGAAACCCGGCCGGGAGCAGGCTTCTGCCTGCATCTGACATTGCCGGCCTCGGCGGCCGCGGCCGCTGCCTGCGAAGGAGTCACCGCATGA
- a CDS encoding response regulator, with the protein MIRVLIVDDQTLVRQGVRSLLALAEGIEVVGEAGDGRQAVEMIPQIRPDVVLMDMRMPVMSGLEALQSMARTNNLPPTIILTTFDDDQLVLAGLKAGAKGYLLKDVSLEQLVSAIQAVSEGGSLVQPAVTQRLLSGLEHMRNDFVSLDRPDPLTERETEILRLMAGGFSNKEIANSLGVAEGTIKNHVSNILSKLGVRDRTRAVLKAFELQLV; encoded by the coding sequence ATGATCCGTGTGTTGATAGTCGACGACCAGACGCTGGTTCGGCAGGGCGTCCGCTCCCTGCTGGCGCTCGCCGAAGGCATCGAAGTGGTGGGCGAAGCCGGCGACGGCCGTCAGGCGGTGGAAATGATTCCGCAGATCCGCCCGGACGTGGTGCTCATGGACATGCGCATGCCGGTGATGTCGGGCCTGGAAGCGCTGCAGTCGATGGCGCGCACCAACAACCTGCCGCCGACGATCATCCTGACCACCTTCGACGACGACCAGCTGGTGCTGGCCGGCCTGAAGGCGGGCGCGAAGGGCTACCTGCTCAAGGACGTCTCGCTGGAGCAGTTGGTCAGCGCGATCCAGGCCGTGTCCGAAGGCGGCTCGCTGGTGCAGCCGGCGGTGACGCAGCGGTTGCTCTCGGGCCTGGAGCACATGCGCAACGATTTCGTCAGCCTGGATCGCCCCGATCCGCTGACCGAACGCGAGACCGAGATCCTGCGCCTGATGGCTGGTGGCTTCTCCAACAAGGAGATCGCCAATTCGCTCGGCGTCGCCGAAGGCACCATCAAGAACCACGTGTCGAACATCCTGTCCAAGCTCGGCGTGCGCGATCGCACCCGCGCGGTGCTGAAGGCGTTCGAACTGCAACTGGTCTGA
- a CDS encoding SRPBCC family protein — MTRLIEILISLAIVAALFLIVGIALPASRHLQHSVETNRKLTIVFDTLNSLRRFKDWNILVLKDPAMQLKLSGPESGVGARLEYDSKEKGLRQGSWEITASEPGKRVAYALTDIEPGKNKRTEFTLKPTGRGGRNVEITQTYAVDYGWNLIGRYAGLYVSSSVGEDMKASLGRLTNMLAAVPNFDYAELSKADPAKAPKVVDRPAENLLVVTAAVERSNEKVMGQMNSNIEWIKKVMASNGLEADGPVRIITNEFGAEMYSFDVAQPVRKIGATGPAGKLDIKLEGPVTAVYTEPTKVAVVPGFKGHMANLAKVRDALRGWAMTHGYETVERPYESWKSGITGGFTEEGEYDVFWAVK, encoded by the coding sequence ATGACCCGCCTGATCGAGATTTTGATTTCCTTGGCAATCGTTGCCGCGTTGTTCCTCATCGTGGGCATTGCGCTCCCGGCGAGCCGTCACCTGCAGCATTCGGTTGAGACCAACCGCAAGCTGACGATCGTGTTCGACACCCTCAACAGCCTGCGCCGCTTCAAGGACTGGAACATCCTGGTCCTGAAGGATCCGGCCATGCAGCTGAAGCTTTCCGGCCCGGAATCGGGCGTCGGTGCCCGCCTTGAGTACGACTCCAAGGAAAAGGGCCTGCGCCAGGGCAGCTGGGAGATCACCGCCAGCGAGCCGGGCAAGCGCGTCGCCTATGCCCTGACCGACATCGAGCCGGGCAAGAACAAGCGCACCGAATTCACCCTGAAGCCGACCGGCCGCGGTGGTCGTAACGTCGAGATCACCCAGACCTACGCCGTCGACTACGGCTGGAACCTGATCGGCCGCTACGCCGGCCTGTACGTCAGCAGCAGCGTGGGCGAGGACATGAAGGCCAGCCTGGGTCGTCTGACCAACATGCTGGCCGCCGTGCCGAACTTCGACTACGCCGAACTGAGCAAGGCCGATCCGGCCAAGGCTCCGAAGGTCGTCGACCGTCCGGCCGAGAACCTGCTGGTCGTGACCGCTGCGGTTGAGCGCAGCAACGAGAAGGTCATGGGCCAGATGAACTCGAACATCGAGTGGATCAAGAAGGTCATGGCCTCCAACGGCCTGGAAGCCGACGGTCCGGTGCGCATCATCACCAACGAGTTCGGCGCCGAGATGTACTCCTTCGACGTCGCCCAGCCGGTCCGCAAGATCGGTGCGACCGGTCCGGCCGGCAAGCTCGACATCAAGCTCGAGGGTCCGGTGACCGCCGTGTACACCGAGCCGACGAAGGTCGCGGTGGTGCCGGGCTTCAAGGGCCACATGGCCAACCTCGCCAAGGTGCGCGACGCGCTGCGTGGCTGGGCGATGACCCACGGCTACGAAACCGTCGAGCGTCCGTACGAATCGTGGAAGTCGGGCATTACCGGCGGCTTCACCGAGGAAGGCGAGTACGACGTGTTCTGGGCCGTCAAGTAA
- a CDS encoding DUF423 domain-containing protein, with protein sequence MTGYPTPHSSPLSTRLLAAFGALLAASAVAMSAYAAHAVQGVDASRLHSAALFAFGHGIALAALAPRRQRRLRTFALCVLLLGTLLFSGSLALAVFAGMSTSLAPVGGSLMILAWLLYAIEALRR encoded by the coding sequence ATGACCGGTTATCCGACTCCGCATTCCTCGCCGTTGAGCACGCGCCTGCTCGCCGCCTTCGGCGCACTCCTTGCCGCATCGGCGGTCGCCATGTCTGCCTACGCCGCGCATGCGGTGCAGGGCGTGGACGCGTCGCGCCTGCACAGCGCGGCGCTGTTCGCATTCGGCCACGGCATCGCGCTGGCCGCATTGGCGCCGCGACGGCAGCGCCGCCTGCGCACGTTCGCGTTGTGCGTGCTGCTGCTGGGGACGCTGCTGTTCTCTGGCAGTCTTGCGCTTGCGGTGTTCGCCGGTATGTCGACGAGCCTGGCGCCGGTCGGCGGCAGTCTGATGATCCTGGCCTGGCTGCTGTACGCCATCGAAGCGTTGAGGCGTTGA
- a CDS encoding DNA-3-methyladenine glycosylase family protein: MPRHARGFDTEAAHAYLLKRDRKLARWMKKIGPIEADPRWRKSFDPVDALARAILYQQLSGKAAATIVGRVETAIASHRFHCDTLARIDDTALRACGVSGNKTLALRDLAARESRGEIPDLRRMSTMDDSAIIEALVPVRGIGRWTVEMMLMFRLGRPDVLPVDDLGVRKGAQRVDGLDATPTPKELALAGERWGPYRTYASLYLWKIADLGAAVREPTKRSQD, from the coding sequence GTGCCGCGCCACGCACGCGGATTCGATACCGAAGCGGCGCACGCATATCTGCTCAAGCGCGATCGCAAGCTCGCGCGCTGGATGAAGAAGATCGGACCGATCGAGGCCGATCCGCGCTGGCGCAAGTCGTTCGATCCGGTCGATGCGCTGGCCCGCGCGATCCTCTACCAGCAGCTCAGCGGCAAGGCCGCGGCGACGATCGTCGGCCGCGTCGAAACTGCCATCGCCAGCCACCGCTTCCATTGCGACACGCTGGCGCGCATCGACGACACCGCGCTGCGCGCGTGCGGTGTGTCGGGCAACAAGACTCTGGCGCTGCGGGACCTCGCCGCGCGCGAGTCCCGTGGCGAGATCCCCGACCTGCGCCGCATGAGCACGATGGACGACAGCGCGATCATCGAAGCGCTCGTGCCGGTGCGCGGCATCGGTCGCTGGACGGTGGAGATGATGCTGATGTTCCGCCTCGGCCGTCCCGACGTGCTGCCGGTCGATGACCTCGGCGTGCGCAAGGGCGCGCAACGGGTGGACGGGCTGGACGCCACGCCGACGCCGAAAGAGCTGGCGCTCGCCGGCGAGCGCTGGGGCCCGTACCGCACCTATGCCAGCCTGTACCTGTGGAAGATCGCCGACCTGGGCGCGGCGGTGCGCGAGCCCACAAAGCGTTCACAGGATTGA